A section of the Dermacoccus nishinomiyaensis genome encodes:
- a CDS encoding glutamate synthase subunit beta — MADPRGFLKTRERELPERRPVPVRIRDWKEVYEEQQLGTLQRQAGRCMDCGIPFCHSGCPLGNLIPEWNDLSWKGEWEEAIERLHATNNFPEFTGRLCPAPCETACVLGISQPAVTIKQVEKTVVEEGFERGYVTPQVPTRLTGKTVAVVGSGPAGLAAAQQLTRAGHTVAVFERDDAPGGLMRYGIPEFKMEKGILDRRIEQMKAEGTRFRCNTEIGVTLTAEQLRSRYDAVVLAMGATVRRDLPVPGREHTGTYQAMEYLPQANRVALGGEVEGQILATGKDVVVIGGGDTGADCIGTALRQGAKSVTSLEIMPQPGEERPANQPWPTYPMIFRVASAHEEGGERVYSASTKEILADDDGNVSGLKIVEVKFVDGKFEEVEGSERVIPAQLVLLAMGFLGPQGEGLLEQLGVDTDERSNVQRDANYMSSVPGVFVAGDCGRGQSLIVWAIAEGRSAARGVDMWLMGDSTLPAPIKPTDRPLTV, encoded by the coding sequence GTGGCTGACCCCCGCGGATTCCTCAAGACCCGGGAGCGCGAGCTGCCCGAACGTCGCCCCGTTCCCGTTCGCATCCGCGACTGGAAGGAGGTGTACGAGGAGCAGCAGCTCGGCACCCTGCAGCGTCAGGCCGGCCGATGCATGGACTGCGGCATCCCGTTCTGTCACTCGGGCTGCCCCCTCGGCAACCTCATCCCCGAGTGGAACGACCTGTCGTGGAAGGGTGAGTGGGAGGAGGCCATCGAGCGCCTCCACGCCACGAACAACTTCCCCGAGTTCACCGGACGCCTGTGCCCCGCGCCGTGCGAGACGGCGTGCGTGCTCGGCATCAGCCAGCCCGCCGTCACGATCAAGCAGGTCGAGAAGACGGTCGTCGAGGAGGGCTTCGAGCGTGGTTACGTCACGCCGCAGGTGCCGACGCGCCTGACGGGCAAGACGGTCGCCGTCGTCGGTTCGGGGCCCGCGGGCCTCGCCGCCGCGCAGCAGCTGACGCGCGCCGGGCACACCGTCGCCGTGTTCGAGCGCGACGACGCCCCCGGTGGCCTGATGCGCTACGGCATCCCCGAGTTCAAGATGGAGAAGGGCATCCTCGATCGTCGCATCGAGCAGATGAAGGCCGAGGGCACCCGTTTCCGCTGCAACACCGAGATCGGCGTGACGCTGACGGCGGAGCAGCTGCGCTCGCGCTACGACGCCGTCGTCCTCGCGATGGGCGCGACGGTGCGTCGCGACCTGCCGGTGCCGGGGCGTGAGCACACGGGCACGTACCAGGCGATGGAGTACCTGCCCCAGGCCAACCGCGTCGCGCTCGGCGGCGAGGTCGAGGGTCAGATCCTCGCGACCGGCAAGGACGTCGTCGTCATCGGTGGTGGCGACACCGGAGCCGACTGCATCGGTACGGCGCTGCGTCAGGGCGCGAAGTCGGTGACGAGCCTCGAGATCATGCCGCAGCCCGGCGAGGAGCGTCCGGCCAACCAGCCGTGGCCGACGTACCCGATGATCTTCCGCGTCGCCTCGGCGCACGAGGAGGGTGGCGAGCGCGTCTACTCCGCCTCGACGAAGGAGATCCTCGCGGACGACGACGGCAACGTCAGCGGTCTGAAGATCGTCGAGGTGAAGTTCGTCGACGGCAAGTTCGAGGAGGTCGAAGGCTCGGAGCGAGTCATCCCGGCGCAGCTCGTGCTGCTCGCGATGGGCTTCCTCGGCCCGCAGGGCGAGGGTCTGCTCGAGCAGCTCGGCGTCGACACCGACGAGCGCAGCAACGTGCAGCGCGACGCGAACTACATGTCGAGCGTGCCCGGCGTGTTCGTCGCCGGTGACTGTGGGCGCGGCCAGTCGCTCATCGTGTGGGCGATCGCCGAGGGCCGCAGCGCGGCGCGCGGCGTCGACATGTGGCTCATGGGTGACTCGACGTTGCCCGCGCCGATCAAGCCGACGGATCGTCCGCTGACGGTGTGA